The Scylla paramamosain isolate STU-SP2022 chromosome 32, ASM3559412v1, whole genome shotgun sequence sequence CTGTACACCTCACCTCcttaccttcacacacacattctctctctctctctctctctctctctctctctctctctctctctctctctctctctctctctctctctctctctctccgccactcactcacccaaacATTAAATTTGACGTTCTTGTACGCGACAGTCTCCACATTGAAGCCAACAGTTGGTATGGTGGTGACAGAGTGGCCCAGCTTCAGCTTGTACAGGATGGTGGTCTTGCCGGCCGCGTCCAGCCCCAGCATCAAGATTCGGATCTCCTTGTTGCCGAAGATCTTGCTCAGTAACTTCCCCATCCTGCCTGCCCCTGTGGAAGATGGGGACTGTGAGGAGCTTGACTGAAGAAATAATGTGAAGATTGTGATGGTTTTGACTGTAGAGAAGCAtgaaggcagaagaagacggaggagagagagagatattgagagagaggaagaatgaaggtgaAGACTGTGAGGGTTTAATTGAATAGATGtgttgaggagaggaagaatgaacgTGAAGACTGTGAGGGTTTAATTGAATAGATGTGTTGAGGTTAAGACaatgactgaggactggaaggaggtagaaaggaaggtagtgagagaaaaatgtgttgagagagaggaagaatgaaggtgaAGACTGTGAGGGTTTAATTGAATAGATGTGTTGAGGTTAAGACaatgactgaggactggaaggaggtagaaaggaaggtagtgacagaaaaaggagagggagaaagtatAAAGATGAGGACTATGAGGatctgaaaaggaagaagagaggaaggtactgacagagaaagaagagagagagaaagacagaggaagaataaagatgagGACTGAGGTTATGATtgaaaggacgaggaagagagggaggtacggatagaaagagagagaaagtctaaAGATAAGGGCTGTAATGTTTTGATTGAATAGATAATATGTTGAAGAttgtgagaagaaagaaagggaaggaagaagaagagagggagctactgatagatagagagaaactataaaaataaacattgtGATATTTGACTGAATAGATGTgttgagagaatgagaaagtaTAATGTAAAGATGAATTGTGAGGCtctgagaagagaaaaggagggagactgagatagaaaagaaaagaattagagaGGAAGCATAACAGAGATGGAGTGGAgacaggggaagagaaggagagaggaagtataaAGAaatgacagaaggaaggaaggaaggaaggaaggaaggaaggaaggaaggaaggaaggaaggaaggaaggaaggagagagagagagagagagagagagagagagagagagagagagagagagagagagagagagagagagagagagagagagagagagagagagcacaacataaacaaatcaaggaaaattaaaggaaaaggaaaaaaaggaaaaaaaggacaaaaagtcacacacacacacacacacacacacacacacacacacacacacacacacacacacacacacacacacacacaataaataaacaaaagtaatcAAACCAACCCTTTTTATGTACACACCAACccaccctaacacacacacacacacacacacacacacacacacacacacacactcccacacactttcacacaaacaaaccacaaGGGGACTGAAGTTCTCAAGATTAAGATCAAggcagaagggagggaaaaggcaGGTATAATGAGGCAAATAACAGGGGTAGTGGCAGTGCTCCAGTGACCTCAAGACCCACAGTGGCTAAGAATGCAGTGTTTCTTAATGTGCTGCCTGAAGGAGCTGGGATGAAACCTTTAAATGTTTGTCTTGCacggttttctttgtttttgttgtaatgTTTCCCTTTCCAGCAACTCAAAGGTAACAGCAGAATACAGTGTTCTTTAATGTGTTACTTGAAGGTGCTGGGAAGGAATCTATATGTTTGTTTtgcatagttttctttttttatttgttgtaacATTTCCTTTTCCAGAAACTCAAGGATGATAGCAGCATCAGTTCAAGTCTCAGAGGAAAGTGGGCAGGCTAAAGCTATCACTGTTTGGATGAGGCATGTGGTGCTAAATATTGGTGTTTGAAGGAATGTATACAGTGATaacttaatatttcagtgagtctttttatatgtcttttttgttggccttgaCCAGATCCCTCttgcataaaataaataaataaataaataaataaataaataaataaataaataaataaataccataaTTGATGCAGCGAGGCCTTGTAAACAGaacataaagataaataaaataaaaataatgtagaataagtacaaaaacaaacaagtaaatagtagtggtaatgttatttaagGAGAGTAGAAATATTAAGAAGCAGTACAGGAGTTGTTGATGAATTCTACacaaaataatgttaaaaaaagttaggaaaggttaaaaataataatgaatgtgtgatgtgtgatggAAAAAGTGTATTgataggaaaaagaggaagacttaAATAACTTAAatgacattgagagagagagagagagagagagagagagagagagagagagagagagagagagagagagagagagagagagagagagacctttacatacatatatgcacatttcctctctctctcaacctcgcTCATCCCCAGAATTGAtgatagggagagaggaaagaagcatggaggaagaggaggaggaggaggagaaggaggaggaggaggaggaggaggaggaggaggaggaggaggaggaggaggaggaggagactaaatATCTTCCATGAAGCCTTAGAAAGGAGAaacccagtctctctctctctctctctctctctctctctctctctctctctctctctctctctctctcatacacatacAAATACATCCAGTCATCAGTccacatcgagagagagagagagagagagagagagagagagagagagagagagagagagagagagagagagagagagagagagagagagagagagagagagagagagagagattagatgatACAGTCACGAAACACTACAATAGTgacatcacgagagagagagagagagagagagagagagagagagagagagagagagagagagagagagagagagagagagagagagagagagagagagagagagagagagagagagagagagagagagagagctactgaTATGCCACCAACTTAATGCAACTCCTTAAACTACAATGAGAACAATTggaagacctcctcctcctcctccgcctcctcttcctcctccttgcccttcccagcctctccctttccttcctgcatcaccaccaataccacagctgacggagaggaggaggaggaggaggaggaggaggaggaggaggagagagggagaaaaaaagtggacaaGGATAAGGAAAgcccattcattctctctctctctctctctctctctctctctctctctctctctctctctcgtccctgaaacaaaaacaaactctTCTTATCATATTCTTTAGGCCTAAGCAGAGGAGGAAGCCGTGTTATTGCACCtattagagaggaggaggaggaggaggaggaggaggaggaggaggaggaggaggaggaggaggaggaggaggaggaggaggaggaggttttagAAGCATCttacattccacacacacacacacacacacacacaccttgtttgtaggagggagaggaagagaaggcggtagtagtagtagtagtagtagtagtagtagtagtagtagtagtagtagtagtagtagtagtagtagtagtagtagtagaagtagtggtggtggtggtggtggtggtggtggtggtggtggtaagaggagaggagaggagaggagaggagaggagaggagaggggaggagaggagaggaggaggattacgtagaacaagaacaacaatacgagggagggagggagggagggtggaaagaaggaaggaacgaacaaacgaacgaacgaaaggaaggaaaaaaacaaagaaacaaagaaaataaagaaaaagaaagaaacaaacaaacaaacataaagacagaaagaaaaccagaacaagaagaaacaaaaccacacacacacacacacacacacacacacacacacacacacaaacagcacgacgaccaccaccaccaccaccacccaaaccCACCCTTTCTCAACAATTCCCACGTTAATAACTCTTGCTAAGTCATCCATCAATACCTaacgagagaaaacgaaaacaggagaaataaaagacTAACAGCATCCTGACAAAACACCATTAATGTCATTGTTCTCTTTAATAGATAAGGTTACGAGTTACCGTGATAGATAAACGTAGATAAGCCATCCTTCACCTCTCGTCCTTGGTAGATAAAAGATAATGGGTAAAAGTACATTAGGTTATGCTGAGAAATATTAAAAGTACGATTTATTTTGTATGTTggttgcgtctctctctctctctctctctctctctctctctctctctctctctctctctctctctctctctctgtttcttctgttctctttctttctttctttcttgttattcttaaatgttttctcttacttttttactacctcctcatcatcttccttttcacttctctcctcctcctctttctcttctgttccttctcatcctcttttgttttcagtgtatcgaagtcattctctctctctctctctctctctctctctctctctctctctctctctctctctctctctctctctctctctcttcacgtaCTACTTTTCACAACCTGTTTCTCTCTGCGTGGccacttctcattctttttttttcttttctcccttccttcttttctttcactttcaaaAACGACTTTCTCTCTGCCctccccactactactactactactactactactactactactattactactgctactactactattactactgctactaatccTTGTATGTGCATTCTTTGtacatactgagagagagagagagagagagagagagagagagagagagagagagagagagagagagagagagagagagaagacgtggGAAACTGTATGAaacccttcttttttttgtcttcccttcttgttcttccttctcctcctcttcttggtcttcctcctcttcctcctcttctatttaaACTTAATTCCAGTttctgttaatttatttatttctttctttattcctttatctctttAGTCTTCGTCTCCTGTTTATATTGcattcctgttctctctctctctctctctctctctctctctctctctctctctctctctctctctctctctctctctctcacatcacaaCCCAGTTCACCTCAAGACATTTCTTCCGGGTTATGTAATCCTACCACCCTCTATTCTTCGCAcaattcatctcctcctcctcctcctccaaattttTCACTACATAAATCCAGGTCACACAGTAGatattttccttgtgtttttactttcttttctctctttcgcttCATGTTTCATCTCATTTCgccccgcagagagagagagagagagagagagagagagagagagagagagagagagagagagagagagagagagagagagagagagagagagagagagagagagagagattcattgtaaaaaaaattgtcacaCGCAAGATTTCATGAACTGGTCaggtttaagtgtgtgtgtgtgtgtgtgtgtgtgtgtgtgtgtgtgtgtgtgtgtgtgtgtgtgtgtgtgtgtgtgtgtgtgtgttacattattttttatcacaaGTTTCAAGTCTTTCTTCCCCTTACTATTGCGTCATTTAcacgtttatttgtttatcattctctctctctctctctctctctctctctctctctctctctctctctctctctctctctctctctctctctctctctccatccggTTTACATCCGTTTGCCAGTCGCCTTGCACACgcgcgcactcacacacacacacacacacacacacacacacacacacacacacacacacacacacacatacacacaaccaTGACACAATTTAccaagaagtgtgtgtgtgtgtgtgtgtgtgtgtgtgtgtgtgtgtgtgtgtgtgtgtgtgtgtgtgtgtgtgtgtgtgtgtgtgtgtgtgtgtgagagagagagagagagagagagagagagagagagagagagagagagagagagagagagagagagagagagagagagagagagagagagagagagagagagagagaaatcagaagtTTTCGAGACAatccataataataacaatcataacagtagtagtagtagtagtagtagtagtagtagtagtagtagtagtagtagtagtagtaataataataataataataataataataataataataataataataataataataataataaacattagataaacacacacacacacacacacacacacacacacacacacacacacacacacacacacacacacgaatacaaAAAACAAGTTCTTTACCATTCCCTTTTCCTTACCATTCTCTGCAGGCTCGCGCAAAGGAAGAATGAACGGAAATCCTATTAACACTAAACCAAACACCACGAGCCAGGTGGCCGGAGCAAGCACGACACACCCTTCCTCCGTCACGTCCTGAGCAACACTGAGCCTGAACGACTGAACTCCCATGTGACAAGACCAGCGATACGGGAGTGAGGATGAACGGAAAGTTAGGAAACTGACAAAAACGCGCGTCACACACCCACGCGATGTTAATAAACTGCCAAAAATGcacttaaaatataaataaaaccttGATCTTTACACTATGGTACTTATTTCTATATTTGAGGGTAAAGGTAAATTTGCGTTGCTGGATGGTTGGCAGAGTGGATATGTGAGCCCGTTGGTGTCACGTGACGCTAGTAACCGTATCTTCCTCCCGGCGCGGGGTAAACAATGCAGCCTCCTGTGTAAACCATATCTGTGTGGGAGGGTGAACACTTACCTATGGctatatccttctcttcttttcttatcatattcttctttccttattctcttactcctctttcttatttttttccctttttatcgtGTTTCGTTATCTATTTCCGcctcctactgtttttttttttaatttctatatctcttactcatcctcctccgcttcctttctctcttatcttttttttttttcctgtacttcttttcctcctcctcctcctcctcctcttattccacttccatcctcttctgtctcttctctgTCATAATtctacctcttctcctcctcttctttctct is a genomic window containing:
- the LOC135089115 gene encoding ADP-ribosylation factor 6 isoform X1, which codes for MGVQSFRLSVAQDVTEEGCVVLAPATWLVVFGLVLIGFPFILPLREPAENGAGRMGKLLSKIFGNKEIRILMLGLDAAGKTTILYKLKLGHSVTTIPTVGFNVETVAYKNVKFNVWDVGGQDKIRPLWRHYYTGTQGLIFVVDCADRDRVDEARQELHRIINDREMRDAIILVFANKQDLPDAMKPHEIQEKLGLTRIRDRNWYVQPCCATTGDGLYEGLTWLTSNHKS